In Phreatobacter stygius, a genomic segment contains:
- a CDS encoding DUF2946 family protein — MLVAVLAYVIAATGFLGAINRTAHALEANQAGLVIICTMDGMSLVPGDGPDGGKQVHQFQHCVLCATAVPASVAIADAMVTDVAEPVAARAPARSYDPILPAYAFIGWTGSRPPRAPPVVA; from the coding sequence ATGCTTGTTGCGGTGCTGGCTTATGTGATCGCGGCGACCGGCTTCCTCGGCGCCATCAACCGGACGGCCCATGCGCTCGAGGCCAATCAGGCCGGGCTCGTCATCATCTGCACCATGGACGGCATGAGCTTGGTGCCGGGCGATGGTCCTGATGGCGGCAAGCAGGTTCATCAGTTCCAGCATTGCGTGCTCTGCGCTACCGCCGTGCCGGCCTCGGTCGCGATCGCCGATGCGATGGTGACCGATGTTGCCGAACCGGTCGCGGCCCGCGCGCCGGCACGTTCCTATGATCCGATCCTGCCGGCCTATGCCTTCATTGGCTGGACCGGCTCCAGACCGCCCCGCGCCCCACCTGTCGTCGCCTGA